The Petropleomorpha daqingensis genome includes a window with the following:
- a CDS encoding DUF1059 domain-containing protein codes for MSRRMVDCRTIPSEINCTLTIAGEEEEVLDAAVMHAVDKHGHANTPRLREAIRASLVDAEPALA; via the coding sequence ATGAGCCGCAGGATGGTCGACTGCCGCACCATCCCCAGCGAGATCAACTGCACGCTGACGATCGCCGGCGAGGAGGAAGAAGTCCTCGACGCCGCCGTGATGCACGCCGTCGACAAGCACGGGCACGCGAACACTCCTCGACTGCGCGAGGCGATCCGCGCCTCCCTCGTCGACGCCGAGCCCGCCCTGGCCTGA
- a CDS encoding alpha/beta fold hydrolase, whose protein sequence is MATYVQTGAVNTWYDERGDGDPLVLLHGGLVDARWFDPNIEPLAERFHVYLPERRGHGHTADVDGPITYRVMADDTIAFLDEVLGGPAHVVGHSDGAFVALLVAIQRPDLIDRLVMISGGFDKSGEASPDMEFDAAAVVAFLGKAYGEVSPDGEAHFPVVVAKIGELMKYEPHLDIADLRQVTARSLVMFADDDLMTLRHAVDMFDALPNAELAVVPGTSHFLTQEKPHLVNAILLDFLTNDPVPTVAPIRRAQKEWASS, encoded by the coding sequence ATGGCGACCTACGTGCAGACCGGCGCGGTGAACACCTGGTACGACGAGCGCGGGGACGGCGATCCGCTGGTGCTGCTGCACGGCGGGCTCGTCGACGCGCGGTGGTTCGACCCCAACATCGAGCCGCTCGCCGAGCGGTTCCACGTCTACCTGCCGGAACGGCGGGGGCACGGGCACACCGCCGATGTCGACGGGCCGATCACATACCGGGTGATGGCCGACGACACCATCGCCTTCCTCGACGAGGTCCTCGGCGGGCCGGCGCATGTGGTCGGGCACAGCGACGGCGCGTTCGTCGCGCTGCTGGTGGCGATCCAGCGGCCGGATCTGATCGACCGGCTGGTAATGATCAGCGGCGGGTTCGACAAGTCGGGCGAGGCCAGCCCGGACATGGAGTTCGACGCCGCCGCGGTGGTGGCGTTCCTCGGCAAGGCCTACGGCGAGGTGTCACCGGACGGCGAGGCGCACTTCCCGGTCGTCGTCGCCAAGATCGGCGAGCTCATGAAGTACGAGCCTCACCTCGACATCGCCGACCTGCGGCAGGTCACCGCCCGCTCGCTGGTGATGTTCGCCGACGACGACCTGATGACCCTCCGGCACGCGGTGGACATGTTCGACGCTCTGCCGAACGCCGAGCTCGCCGTCGTCCCGGGGACGTCGCACTTCCTCACCCAGGAGAAGCCGCACCTGGTGAACGCGATCCTGCTGGACTTCCTCACCAACGACCCCGTGCCGACGGTGGCCCCGATCCGGCGGGCTCAGAAGGAATGGGCCTCGTCGTAG
- a CDS encoding MFS transporter, producing MRAYLTVWRLPSAPVLLVAGFAGRLPSAMVPLALLLMVQQQTGSYAVAGLASATHGIAMALMAPILGRLADRKGPRRVLLAQACVYPLLLGGLIAVVLGGAPSWAAVAGSFAAGASTPLVSGTVRALWSRVDPAVRPTAYALDATFTEMVFVAGPTTVAALTVLATPAIAVVVAGVLATYGAIAIATSGAMRRWTPSTERAGGMLSTVLAPGMPRILLSGSALMLGFGALEVAIPAFAERAGTPGMSGVLLAVWSLGSVAGGLWFGARVVSVSLPRLYRWGLLGVTIGLAPLVTVSSPLVLGALLFLGGTAIAPTLTVQSSLVSTIAPAHATTEAFTWLSTIAFGASAIGAAVGGALIESSLGVPASLALAAVGAALAVALTLVPGRRPSLRTPGPRTPVAV from the coding sequence GTGCGTGCGTACCTCACCGTCTGGCGGCTGCCGTCCGCCCCGGTGCTCCTGGTGGCCGGCTTCGCCGGCCGGTTGCCCTCTGCCATGGTCCCGTTGGCGCTGCTGCTCATGGTGCAGCAGCAGACCGGTTCCTATGCGGTAGCCGGGCTCGCGTCGGCCACGCACGGCATCGCGATGGCGCTCATGGCGCCGATCCTCGGCCGGCTGGCCGACCGCAAGGGCCCGCGTCGGGTGCTGCTCGCGCAGGCCTGCGTCTACCCGTTGCTGCTCGGTGGGCTGATCGCCGTCGTGCTCGGCGGGGCGCCGTCCTGGGCCGCGGTGGCCGGCTCGTTCGCCGCCGGCGCCTCGACGCCGTTGGTCTCCGGCACGGTCCGCGCGCTGTGGTCGCGGGTCGACCCGGCCGTGCGGCCGACCGCCTATGCGCTGGACGCCACGTTCACCGAGATGGTCTTCGTCGCCGGCCCGACGACGGTCGCCGCGCTCACCGTGCTCGCCACCCCGGCGATCGCGGTCGTGGTGGCCGGCGTCCTCGCCACCTATGGCGCGATCGCGATCGCGACGTCCGGGGCGATGCGCCGCTGGACGCCGTCGACCGAGCGCGCCGGCGGCATGCTCTCCACGGTGCTGGCTCCCGGCATGCCGCGGATCCTGCTCAGCGGTTCGGCCCTGATGCTCGGTTTCGGCGCGCTCGAGGTGGCCATCCCGGCGTTCGCCGAGCGGGCCGGCACGCCAGGCATGTCCGGCGTGCTGCTGGCCGTGTGGTCGCTGGGCTCGGTCGCCGGCGGCCTCTGGTTCGGCGCCCGCGTGGTCAGCGTCTCGCTGCCCCGCCTGTACCGCTGGGGGCTGCTGGGCGTGACGATCGGCCTCGCGCCGCTGGTCACGGTGTCCAGCCCGCTGGTGCTGGGTGCGCTGCTGTTCCTCGGTGGGACGGCGATCGCCCCGACGCTGACGGTGCAGAGCTCGCTGGTCAGCACGATCGCGCCGGCACATGCGACCACCGAGGCCTTCACCTGGCTGTCGACGATCGCGTTCGGCGCCTCGGCGATCGGCGCGGCCGTCGGCGGCGCGCTCATCGAGTCCTCGCTCGGGGTTCCGGCGTCGCTGGCCCTGGCCGCCGTCGGTGCGGCGCTGGCCGTCGCGCTCACGCTCGTGCCGGGTCGTCGTCCGTCGCTGCGGACGCCGGGCCCGCGCACGCCGGTCGCCGTCTGA
- a CDS encoding cupin domain-containing protein, translated as MPETLTQRTEHQSFGAPVEVREFPHGRAEIVKLGDVEIGRLILEPGWRWSNDVKPIAGTDLCQAPHMQYHVSGTVHIVMADGTEFDAGPGDVTSLPEGHDAWVVGDEPAVVVDWYGASNYARK; from the coding sequence ATGCCCGAGACCCTCACGCAGCGCACCGAGCACCAGTCGTTCGGGGCGCCGGTGGAAGTACGCGAGTTCCCGCACGGCCGGGCGGAGATCGTGAAGCTCGGCGACGTCGAGATCGGCCGGCTGATCCTGGAACCGGGCTGGCGCTGGTCCAACGACGTCAAGCCGATCGCCGGCACCGACCTCTGCCAGGCCCCGCACATGCAGTACCACGTCAGCGGGACGGTCCACATCGTCATGGCTGACGGCACGGAGTTCGACGCGGGCCCCGGCGACGTCACCTCGCTGCCCGAGGGCCACGACGCCTGGGTGGTCGGCGACGAGCCCGCCGTCGTCGTCGACTGGTACGGCGCCAGCAACTACGCCAGGAAGTGA
- a CDS encoding MMPL family transporter: MTSSRNIAARAGRWSARHRKTAVFGWLGFVVLAIVLGSLVQRAEITRAEGDVGPTAQAQRILDAHGWKDPASEMVLVQRRQGATSDAASAALTDLVDTLGRTANVTNVASPLSGAPLTSADGRSALVTFDIAGNADDADGKIDPILDAVAGVGDRHPTVRVEEFGGASSDAALNDALDSDFQRAEYLAIPITLAVLLLTFGAVVAALLPLVFALTAFIGALGLLTFASQIWHVNATAQTVMLLIGLAVGVDYSLFYLKREREERARGAGALDALDIAAATSGRSVLISGLTVIVAMAGIFLTGSAVFTGIGLATILVVACSVVGSLTVLPATMAWLGDHIEWGRIPFLHRGSARPSRVWSVVLGFVLRRPVIAAVVAGGTLVALAVPAIGLHLRNEGIQDLPQDLPIIQTYNRIAEAFPGGSSPAEVVVEARSVATPEMQAAIGELRSRALGTGDMNEPIDVRTTDDGQVAVVSVPLVGDGEEQRSVDALHELERIVDDTVGSVDGATAVVTGETAGSVAFRGLLAERTPWVFAFVLVLAFGLLLVSFRSLVVAVTAIVLNLLSVAAAYGTLVLVFQEGWGGSLIGLQNTGAIVTWIPLMLFVILFGLSMDYHVFILSRIREGHDRGLSTRDAIRHGITSSAGVVTSAAIIMVFVFGTFVTLSTTNMKQIGLGLAVAVLLDATVVRALLLPAVMQLLGERNWYLPRWLNWLPTLSHETVPAPSVEIPRPRVDEPLVLTRD; this comes from the coding sequence GTGACCTCCTCACGCAACATCGCGGCGCGCGCGGGACGCTGGAGCGCGCGGCACCGCAAGACGGCGGTGTTCGGCTGGCTGGGCTTCGTCGTCCTGGCGATCGTGCTCGGCAGCCTGGTCCAGCGCGCCGAGATCACCCGCGCGGAGGGCGACGTCGGCCCGACCGCGCAGGCGCAGCGGATCCTCGACGCCCACGGGTGGAAGGACCCGGCGTCGGAGATGGTCCTGGTCCAGCGCCGCCAGGGGGCCACCTCCGACGCCGCCTCCGCCGCGCTCACCGACCTGGTCGACACCCTCGGCCGGACGGCGAACGTGACGAACGTGGCCAGCCCGCTGTCCGGGGCGCCGCTGACCTCCGCCGACGGCCGCTCGGCGCTGGTCACCTTCGACATCGCCGGGAACGCGGACGACGCCGACGGGAAGATCGACCCGATCCTCGACGCGGTCGCCGGAGTCGGCGACCGGCACCCGACGGTGCGCGTGGAGGAGTTCGGCGGGGCCAGCTCCGACGCCGCGCTCAACGACGCGCTCGACAGCGACTTCCAGCGCGCCGAGTACCTGGCGATCCCGATCACCCTCGCCGTCCTGCTGCTGACCTTCGGCGCCGTCGTCGCCGCCCTGCTGCCGCTGGTGTTCGCGCTGACCGCGTTCATCGGGGCACTGGGGCTGCTGACCTTCGCCAGCCAGATCTGGCACGTCAACGCCACCGCGCAGACGGTCATGCTGCTGATCGGCCTGGCCGTCGGCGTCGACTACTCGCTCTTCTACCTCAAGCGCGAGCGCGAGGAACGGGCCCGCGGGGCCGGGGCGCTGGACGCGCTGGACATCGCCGCCGCGACCTCCGGCCGGTCGGTGCTCATCTCCGGGCTGACCGTCATCGTCGCGATGGCCGGCATCTTCCTCACCGGCTCGGCGGTCTTCACCGGCATCGGCCTGGCCACGATCCTGGTCGTCGCGTGCTCGGTGGTCGGCTCGCTGACCGTGCTGCCGGCGACCATGGCGTGGCTCGGCGACCACATCGAGTGGGGCCGCATCCCGTTCCTGCACCGCGGCTCGGCCCGGCCGTCGCGGGTCTGGTCCGTCGTCCTGGGGTTCGTGCTGCGCCGGCCGGTGATCGCCGCCGTCGTCGCCGGCGGCACGCTGGTCGCGCTCGCCGTCCCGGCGATCGGGCTGCACCTGCGCAACGAGGGGATCCAGGACCTGCCGCAGGACCTGCCGATCATCCAGACGTACAACCGGATCGCCGAGGCGTTCCCCGGCGGCTCGTCACCGGCAGAGGTCGTCGTCGAGGCGCGGTCGGTCGCCACGCCCGAGATGCAGGCGGCGATCGGCGAGCTGCGCTCGCGGGCGCTGGGCACCGGCGACATGAACGAGCCGATCGACGTCCGGACCACCGACGACGGGCAGGTCGCCGTCGTCTCGGTGCCCCTGGTCGGGGACGGCGAGGAGCAGAGGTCGGTCGACGCGCTGCACGAGCTCGAGCGGATCGTGGACGACACGGTCGGCAGCGTGGACGGCGCCACCGCGGTGGTGACCGGCGAGACGGCGGGTTCCGTGGCCTTCCGCGGGCTGCTCGCCGAGCGGACGCCGTGGGTGTTCGCGTTCGTGCTGGTGCTGGCCTTCGGGCTGCTGCTGGTCTCGTTCCGCTCGCTGGTGGTCGCGGTCACCGCGATCGTGCTCAACCTGCTGTCGGTCGCGGCGGCCTACGGCACGCTCGTGCTGGTCTTCCAGGAGGGCTGGGGCGGCTCGCTCATCGGGCTGCAGAACACCGGCGCCATCGTGACCTGGATCCCGCTGATGCTCTTCGTGATCCTGTTCGGCCTGTCGATGGACTACCACGTGTTCATCCTCAGCCGGATCCGTGAGGGCCATGACCGCGGCCTGTCCACGCGCGACGCCATCCGGCACGGGATCACCTCGTCGGCCGGGGTGGTCACCAGCGCGGCGATCATCATGGTGTTCGTCTTCGGCACCTTCGTGACCCTGTCGACGACGAACATGAAGCAGATCGGCCTGGGTCTGGCGGTCGCGGTGCTGCTCGACGCCACCGTCGTCCGGGCGCTGCTGCTGCCGGCCGTGATGCAGCTGCTCGGCGAGCGCAACTGGTACCTGCCGCGCTGGCTGAACTGGCTGCCGACGCTGTCCCACGAGACCGTGCCGGCGCCCTCGGTGGAGATCCCGAGGCCGCGGGTCGACGAACCGCTGGTCCTCACCCGCGACTGA
- a CDS encoding TetR/AcrR family transcriptional regulator: MTEDVDVPTKVRILDTAERMLQVRGYNGFSYGDVAEELGITRAALHYHFKGKAELGQALIERYATRFSAALDDLDDTAPDATAKLRGYADLYLDVLRRDLMCLCGMLAAEYKTLPEPLQASVSAFFETNTGWLRGVLEQGSAEGSLRLLGSPDDVAAMVLGGLEGAMLITRLDGDVKRFSAAADRLLNGLVPA; encoded by the coding sequence ATGACCGAGGACGTCGACGTCCCGACGAAGGTGCGCATCCTGGACACCGCCGAGCGGATGCTGCAGGTGCGCGGCTACAACGGCTTCAGCTACGGCGACGTCGCCGAGGAGCTCGGCATCACGCGGGCCGCGCTGCACTACCACTTCAAGGGCAAGGCGGAGCTCGGCCAGGCGCTGATCGAGCGCTACGCCACGCGCTTCTCCGCCGCGCTGGACGACCTCGACGACACCGCGCCGGACGCCACCGCGAAGCTCCGCGGCTACGCCGACCTCTACCTCGACGTCCTCCGCCGCGACCTGATGTGCCTGTGCGGCATGCTCGCCGCCGAGTACAAGACGCTTCCCGAGCCCCTGCAGGCATCGGTGTCGGCGTTCTTCGAGACCAACACCGGGTGGCTGCGCGGGGTACTCGAACAGGGCAGCGCCGAGGGCAGCCTGCGGTTGCTCGGCAGTCCGGACGACGTCGCGGCGATGGTGCTCGGCGGCCTCGAGGGCGCGATGCTGATCACGCGTCTGGACGGCGACGTCAAGCGCTTCAGCGCCGCCGCCGACCGCCTGCTGAACGGCCTCGTCCCGGCCTGA
- a CDS encoding bifunctional phosphatase PAP2/diacylglycerol kinase family protein — MPHPRTWDARLHALIGDIPSSPADRWLRRLSNAANHGRIWIAIAVLLGLKKGSPRRGAIRGLGSLSISSLLVNVVLKRIFGRVRPDLENLRTTDRRLRREPGTLSFPSGHSASAAAFATGVLMENTVAGAALVPVAAAVGYSRVHVGVHYPGDVLAGFLVGGAVAVGTQHWWRVRPTEPARVRPSSEAPGLPEGDGLVVAVNPRSGTDDYDPSEEIKRLLPRAETREISEEHGVTELLQDAARSGAQALGVAGGDGSVAAAAAVALEHGLPLAVVPAGTLNHFARDVGVDTPEDAAEAVSKGSAVRVDVAEVNGTPFLNTASIGVYPQVVEHRDALTHRMGKWVAMTVAAAQVLRSAAPLDVVLNGKPAKVWILFVGNCCYTPRGLAPAWRPRLEDGLLDVQYLRADIRFSRTRAVLGTLLGISDRSAGYVQGQVESLDVVVRSGEEQVAFDGETGDTATEFRFRKGATLTVYCCRTD; from the coding sequence ATGCCACATCCGCGCACGTGGGACGCGCGCCTGCACGCGCTCATCGGCGACATCCCCTCCTCGCCGGCCGATCGCTGGCTGCGCCGGCTGTCCAACGCCGCCAACCACGGGCGGATCTGGATCGCGATCGCCGTCCTGCTCGGGCTGAAGAAGGGCTCGCCGAGGCGCGGCGCGATCCGCGGACTGGGTTCGCTGAGCATCTCCAGCCTGCTGGTCAACGTCGTCCTCAAGCGGATCTTCGGCCGGGTCCGGCCGGACCTGGAGAACCTGCGCACGACCGACCGCCGGCTGCGCCGCGAGCCGGGCACCCTCTCCTTCCCGAGCGGGCACTCGGCGTCGGCGGCGGCGTTCGCCACCGGCGTCCTCATGGAGAACACGGTGGCCGGCGCCGCGCTGGTGCCGGTCGCCGCCGCGGTCGGCTACTCGCGGGTGCACGTGGGCGTGCACTACCCCGGCGACGTGCTCGCCGGCTTCCTCGTCGGCGGAGCGGTGGCGGTCGGCACCCAGCACTGGTGGCGGGTGCGCCCGACGGAGCCGGCGCGGGTGCGGCCCTCCTCCGAGGCGCCGGGGCTGCCCGAGGGCGACGGGCTGGTGGTGGCGGTCAACCCGCGGTCGGGCACCGACGACTACGACCCGTCCGAGGAGATCAAGCGGCTCCTCCCCCGCGCCGAGACCCGCGAGATCTCCGAGGAGCACGGCGTCACCGAACTGCTGCAGGACGCCGCCCGCTCCGGCGCGCAGGCGCTCGGGGTCGCCGGCGGCGACGGCAGCGTGGCCGCGGCCGCCGCGGTCGCGCTGGAGCACGGGCTGCCGCTGGCCGTCGTCCCGGCCGGGACGCTCAACCACTTCGCCCGGGACGTCGGCGTCGACACGCCCGAGGACGCCGCCGAGGCGGTCAGCAAGGGCTCCGCCGTCCGGGTGGACGTCGCCGAGGTGAACGGGACGCCGTTCCTCAACACCGCGAGCATCGGCGTCTACCCGCAGGTGGTCGAGCACCGCGACGCGCTCACGCACCGGATGGGCAAGTGGGTCGCGATGACCGTGGCGGCCGCGCAGGTGCTGCGGTCGGCCGCGCCGCTGGACGTCGTCCTGAACGGCAAGCCCGCGAAGGTGTGGATCCTGTTCGTCGGCAACTGCTGCTACACCCCGCGCGGGCTGGCCCCGGCCTGGCGGCCGCGGCTGGAGGACGGCCTGCTCGACGTCCAGTACCTGCGCGCCGACATCCGGTTCAGCCGCACGCGCGCGGTGCTCGGCACGCTGCTCGGCATCAGCGACCGCAGCGCCGGCTACGTGCAGGGGCAGGTGGAGTCGCTCGACGTCGTCGTCCGGTCCGGCGAGGAGCAGGTCGCCTTCGACGGCGAGACCGGCGACACGGCGACCGAGTTCCGCTTCCGCAAGGGCGCGACCCTCACCGTCTACTGCTGCCGCACCGACTGA
- a CDS encoding alpha/beta fold hydrolase: MRTFRAGGVAVSERGAGPPILLVHAGGSTGAVWNPVAERLAGAFRVLVYDRPTYRTPRPVGGAEAVAAEVADLLTVAGAVDEPLLVVGHSSGAVVVLETALQQRFAGLLLYEPPVGRPIDGEALRRARAALDRGDPREAMIIHARDIVGAHRLGVLVFRLLPFVGRPLLAHAAGQIADDEALESLGVGVDRYAAVDVPVLLLGGERSPAHLRAGLDALAAVLPRADPVEILAGQGHIATVRAPDQVAVVIAGFAGRVL, translated from the coding sequence GTGCGCACCTTCCGCGCCGGCGGGGTGGCGGTCAGCGAGCGCGGCGCCGGCCCGCCGATCCTGCTCGTGCACGCCGGCGGGTCCACCGGCGCGGTCTGGAACCCGGTCGCCGAGCGACTGGCCGGCGCGTTCCGGGTGCTGGTCTACGACCGGCCGACCTACCGCACGCCGAGGCCGGTCGGCGGCGCCGAGGCGGTGGCCGCCGAGGTCGCGGACCTGCTGACCGTCGCCGGCGCCGTCGACGAGCCGTTGCTCGTCGTCGGCCACTCCTCGGGCGCGGTGGTCGTGCTCGAAACAGCACTGCAGCAGCGGTTCGCGGGGTTGCTGCTGTACGAGCCACCGGTCGGGCGGCCCATCGACGGCGAGGCGCTGCGGCGGGCACGGGCGGCGCTGGACCGCGGTGATCCGCGCGAGGCGATGATCATCCACGCCCGCGACATCGTCGGTGCCCACAGGCTCGGCGTCCTCGTGTTCCGGCTGCTGCCCTTCGTCGGGCGTCCGCTGCTGGCCCACGCGGCGGGGCAGATCGCCGACGACGAGGCGCTGGAGTCGCTCGGCGTGGGGGTCGACCGGTACGCGGCGGTCGACGTCCCGGTGCTGCTGCTCGGCGGTGAGCGCAGCCCCGCCCACCTGCGGGCGGGGCTGGACGCGCTGGCCGCCGTCCTCCCCCGGGCCGACCCGGTCGAGATCCTGGCCGGTCAGGGGCACATCGCGACCGTGCGCGCCCCTGACCAGGTGGCCGTGGTCATCGCCGGCTTCGCCGGCCGCGTGCTCTGA
- a CDS encoding N-acetyltransferase: protein MTALTTGVQVGAGLRTDSGVRIGYAPARPTDGRLVVGEAARLRSGTVLYLGSRFGDRFETGHHVVVREECDVGDDVCIWSGTVIDYGCRIGNGVKIHANCYVAQFTEIGPDAFLAPGVTIANDLYPGSEESRNVMSGPVIGAGARLGVNVTVLPFVHIGAGALVGAGAVVARDLPEGCVAFGNPATVRGSVAGLVPVESRVRPVNGSASRYRFTEGRP from the coding sequence ATGACGGCGCTGACCACCGGGGTGCAGGTGGGAGCCGGTCTCCGCACGGACAGCGGCGTGCGGATCGGCTACGCCCCGGCTCGCCCGACCGACGGACGGCTGGTCGTCGGGGAGGCTGCCCGGCTGCGCAGTGGCACGGTCCTGTACCTGGGATCGCGCTTCGGCGACCGTTTCGAGACCGGTCACCACGTCGTCGTCCGGGAGGAGTGCGACGTCGGCGACGACGTCTGCATCTGGTCCGGCACGGTGATCGACTACGGCTGCCGGATCGGCAACGGGGTGAAGATCCACGCCAACTGCTACGTCGCCCAGTTCACCGAGATCGGCCCCGATGCGTTCCTCGCCCCCGGCGTGACCATCGCCAACGACCTCTACCCGGGCAGCGAGGAATCGCGGAACGTGATGTCCGGGCCGGTCATCGGGGCGGGGGCCCGCCTCGGGGTCAACGTCACGGTCCTGCCGTTCGTGCACATCGGCGCCGGGGCGCTCGTCGGGGCCGGCGCGGTCGTCGCCCGCGACCTGCCCGAGGGGTGCGTCGCCTTCGGGAACCCGGCGACCGTCCGCGGCTCCGTCGCCGGGCTCGTCCCGGTCGAGAGCCGGGTTCGCCCGGTCAACGGGAGCGCCTCCCGCTACCGCTTCACGGAGGGGAGGCCCTGA
- a CDS encoding CGNR zinc finger domain-containing protein, which translates to MDYDTYGSGAVEIAIDLANAQLEAPETFLTSHAEWFAPGTALTLSGRDAGKVRETSQLIRAVALADSQEAVIARLNELLALARPRPYATDHDGELHLHYASADSPALEQLTTTVAMGLSQVVVQHGWQRLGVCSAEHCDNVYVDTSRNASRRYCSNTCASRSTVAAYRARRKA; encoded by the coding sequence ATGGACTACGACACCTACGGGTCAGGTGCTGTCGAAATAGCCATCGACCTGGCGAACGCCCAGCTAGAGGCCCCGGAGACCTTTCTCACATCCCACGCCGAGTGGTTCGCACCCGGGACGGCGCTGACGCTGAGCGGTCGCGACGCCGGGAAGGTGCGCGAGACCTCGCAGCTGATCCGCGCGGTCGCGCTCGCCGACTCGCAGGAGGCGGTGATCGCGCGGCTCAACGAGCTGCTCGCGCTCGCCCGGCCGCGCCCCTACGCCACCGACCACGACGGCGAGCTGCACCTGCACTACGCCAGCGCGGACTCCCCGGCGCTCGAGCAGCTGACGACGACGGTCGCGATGGGCCTGTCGCAGGTGGTCGTGCAGCACGGGTGGCAGCGCCTGGGCGTCTGCTCGGCCGAGCACTGCGACAACGTCTACGTGGACACCTCGCGCAACGCCAGCCGCCGGTACTGCTCGAACACCTGCGCCAGCCGCTCGACGGTCGCGGCCTACCGCGCCCGCCGGAAGGCCTGA
- a CDS encoding DegT/DnrJ/EryC1/StrS family aminotransferase yields MISPFIPFLDLRAGNEVVRKELDRAWRDVLGHGRFTGGPEVEIFESEFAEYCDSAHCIGVGNGTDALELILAALGIGPGDEVIVPGNTFVATAEAICAAGAFPRFVDVRPTTLEIDPDAVEEAINPRTVAIIAVHLYGQMAEVDRLESIAARHGLVLLEDAAQAHGARFGGRRAGSIGRAAAFSFYPAKNLGALGDGGAVLTDDDEIASRVRQLANHGRARESHWVHDVSGRNSRLDTLQAAVLSVKLPKLDEQNHKRRVLMQHYREQLPRRCMPLAQHGLAESVHHLAVVQVRDRAAATHVMSVAGIGWGLHYPVPCYRQPAFAEFVDEKLPVTDRAAERILSLPLSPTMTVAQVDRVCQVLSRLRGRS; encoded by the coding sequence ATGATCAGCCCGTTCATCCCGTTCCTGGACCTGCGGGCCGGCAACGAGGTGGTGCGCAAGGAGCTCGACCGGGCGTGGCGCGACGTCCTCGGGCACGGCCGCTTCACCGGCGGTCCGGAGGTGGAGATCTTCGAGAGCGAGTTCGCCGAGTACTGCGACAGCGCGCACTGCATAGGGGTCGGCAACGGCACCGACGCGCTCGAGCTGATCCTCGCCGCACTGGGGATCGGGCCCGGCGACGAGGTGATCGTGCCCGGCAACACCTTCGTGGCCACCGCGGAGGCGATCTGCGCGGCGGGCGCGTTCCCCCGCTTCGTAGACGTCCGGCCGACCACGCTGGAGATCGACCCCGATGCCGTCGAAGAGGCCATCAACCCGCGCACGGTGGCGATCATCGCCGTCCACCTCTACGGGCAGATGGCCGAGGTCGACCGGTTGGAGAGCATCGCGGCCCGGCACGGGCTCGTGCTGCTGGAGGACGCCGCCCAGGCTCACGGGGCCCGGTTCGGCGGCCGGCGGGCCGGCAGCATCGGTCGGGCGGCCGCCTTCAGCTTCTACCCGGCCAAGAACCTGGGTGCCCTCGGGGACGGCGGCGCGGTGCTCACGGACGACGACGAGATCGCGTCGCGGGTGCGGCAGCTGGCCAACCACGGCCGGGCGCGCGAGAGCCACTGGGTGCACGACGTCAGCGGCCGCAACAGCCGGCTGGACACCCTGCAGGCGGCCGTGCTCAGCGTGAAGCTGCCGAAGCTCGACGAGCAGAACCACAAGCGCCGGGTCCTGATGCAGCACTACCGGGAGCAGCTGCCGCGCCGCTGCATGCCCCTGGCGCAGCACGGGCTGGCGGAGTCGGTGCACCACCTCGCCGTGGTGCAGGTGCGCGACCGGGCCGCCGCGACGCACGTCATGAGCGTCGCCGGAATCGGCTGGGGGCTGCACTACCCGGTGCCCTGCTACCGGCAGCCGGCCTTCGCCGAGTTCGTCGACGAGAAGCTGCCGGTCACCGACCGGGCAGCGGAGCGGATCCTGTCGCTGCCGCTCTCACCGACGATGACCGTGGCGCAGGTCGACCGGGTGTGCCAGGTGCTCTCCCGTCTGCGGGGCCGGTCATGA